Proteins encoded together in one Marinithermus hydrothermalis DSM 14884 window:
- a CDS encoding response regulator transcription factor: MSPKRILVIEDDPEIARLLELELCEAGFEMIWAPNGMQGLVALRERSPDLVILDLGLPDLEGGEIARRAKQAGEIPIIVLTAADAVERKVELLSGGADDYVTKPFHPAELIARIQVQLRHKEGGEVRQVDALLVHLGKRQVHFEEREVRLSPKEFDLLALLASRPGKVFSREEIERHLWGKPLEHSSNVVDVHVANLRAKLREAGAYGYLRTVRGVGYALRKPSE, encoded by the coding sequence ATGAGCCCGAAACGCATCCTCGTGATCGAGGACGACCCTGAGATCGCCCGCTTGCTCGAGCTCGAGCTCTGCGAGGCCGGGTTCGAGATGATCTGGGCCCCCAACGGCATGCAGGGCCTGGTGGCCCTGCGCGAACGGTCCCCGGACCTGGTGATCCTCGACCTCGGCCTGCCGGACCTCGAGGGCGGGGAGATCGCCCGCCGCGCCAAGCAGGCCGGTGAGATCCCGATCATCGTGTTGACCGCGGCCGACGCCGTCGAACGCAAGGTGGAGCTTCTCTCGGGGGGCGCTGATGATTACGTCACCAAACCCTTCCACCCCGCCGAGCTCATCGCCCGCATACAGGTGCAGTTGCGGCACAAGGAGGGCGGGGAGGTGCGGCAGGTGGACGCCCTGCTCGTGCACCTGGGCAAGCGGCAGGTGCACTTTGAAGAGCGCGAGGTGCGGCTCTCCCCCAAGGAGTTCGACCTATTGGCGCTCCTCGCGAGCCGGCCGGGCAAGGTGTTCAGCCGCGAGGAGATCGAGCGCCACCTGTGGGGCAAGCCCCTCGAGCACAGCTCGAACGTGGTGGACGTGCACGTGGCCAACCTGCGCGCCAAACTCCGCGAGGCCGGAGCGTACGGGTACCTGCGCACCGTGCGCGGCGTGGGGTACGCGCTGCGCAAGCCTAGCGAATGA
- a CDS encoding phosphoribosylanthranilate isomerase produces MRVKICGITRLEDALEAERLGAWAVGFVFAPSKRRVTPEQAAAISRELGPFVRRVGVFVDTPPEEVLEVVRAARLDAVQLHGDEPPEWSEALRARLPVIKAVRLEGPPDPAVLEYPADALLVDGPRPGSGEAYDWAWLEPLARHPRLIVAGGLHPETLPRLLRRFRPYGVDVSSGVEVRPGVKDWGRMAAFLRAVRACG; encoded by the coding sequence GTGCGCGTGAAGATCTGCGGCATCACCCGTCTGGAGGATGCCCTGGAGGCCGAGCGGCTTGGGGCTTGGGCGGTAGGGTTTGTTTTTGCGCCGTCCAAGCGACGCGTCACGCCGGAGCAGGCGGCGGCCATCAGCCGGGAGTTAGGCCCGTTTGTTCGCCGGGTCGGGGTGTTCGTGGACACGCCGCCCGAGGAGGTGCTCGAGGTGGTGCGCGCGGCGCGTTTGGACGCGGTGCAGCTTCACGGTGACGAGCCGCCCGAGTGGAGCGAGGCCTTGCGCGCGCGCCTCCCGGTGATCAAGGCCGTGCGCCTCGAGGGGCCCCCCGACCCCGCCGTCCTGGAGTATCCCGCGGACGCCCTGCTGGTGGACGGTCCCCGCCCGGGGAGCGGCGAGGCGTACGACTGGGCGTGGCTCGAGCCCCTCGCGCGGCATCCGCGCTTGATCGTGGCGGGGGGGTTGCACCCGGAGACCCTGCCGCGGTTGTTGCGGCGGTTTCGGCCGTATGGCGTGGACGTCTCGAGCGGGGTAGAGGTCCGGCCGGGAGTGAAGGACTGGGGGCGGATGGCGGCTTTTTTGCGGGCCGTCCGGGCCTGTGGATAA
- the glp gene encoding gephyrin-like molybdotransferase Glp, with protein MRQNLTPDEALELLLTHAEPITELETVPLEAALGRVLGADLASQVDHPDCDNTAVDGYAARAADTQGATRERPVRLRLIGEAPAGRPFPARVGPGEAVAVYTGAPLPEGADAVVRVEETARDGDTVLLFAPASPKDIRPRAEDLEQGQVYLRKGEVLSPGKVGLAAAMGYPRLPVVRRPRVGLLVTGDEVVEPGEALPYGGVYNANRYSVGALVREAGGEVVYLGKAGDDREALKARLAAAGPLDLLLTSGGVSMGAYDLVRRLLEEEGRVHFWRVSIRPGGPLLFGEWRGVPLLGLPGNPVSSMVTFFLFGRPFLFRLLGRVDAPYRRVRAVAETPFKDAGARTAFWRGVLEYAPEAPGGFRVRSVGNQSSGVLRSMSEANALVVVPPGRRVGVGEVVEAIVLRPEL; from the coding sequence ATGCGGCAGAACCTCACACCAGACGAAGCCCTCGAGCTGCTCCTAACCCACGCTGAACCCATCACGGAGCTGGAGACGGTGCCCCTCGAGGCCGCCCTCGGGCGCGTGCTTGGGGCGGACCTCGCCTCGCAGGTGGACCACCCGGACTGCGACAACACCGCGGTGGACGGGTACGCGGCGCGCGCGGCCGACACCCAAGGCGCGACGCGGGAACGCCCGGTGCGCTTGCGTTTGATCGGGGAGGCGCCCGCCGGCCGGCCTTTTCCGGCGCGGGTGGGGCCGGGGGAAGCGGTCGCAGTGTACACCGGCGCGCCTCTTCCCGAAGGCGCTGACGCGGTGGTGCGCGTGGAGGAGACCGCGCGGGACGGGGATACCGTCTTGCTTTTCGCGCCGGCCTCCCCAAAGGACATCCGGCCGCGCGCGGAGGACCTCGAGCAGGGCCAGGTCTACCTCCGTAAGGGGGAGGTGCTCTCGCCGGGGAAGGTGGGGCTCGCGGCGGCGATGGGGTACCCGCGTCTTCCCGTGGTGCGCCGGCCGCGGGTGGGGCTCCTCGTGACCGGGGACGAGGTCGTGGAGCCGGGGGAGGCCTTGCCGTATGGAGGCGTGTACAACGCGAACCGCTACTCGGTCGGGGCGTTGGTGCGGGAGGCCGGGGGCGAGGTGGTGTATTTAGGCAAGGCGGGGGACGACCGGGAGGCCTTGAAGGCCCGGCTGGCCGCGGCGGGGCCGCTGGACCTTCTCCTCACCTCGGGCGGAGTCTCGATGGGCGCGTACGACCTGGTGCGGCGCCTTTTGGAGGAGGAGGGCCGGGTGCACTTCTGGCGTGTCTCGATCCGCCCGGGAGGGCCGCTGCTGTTTGGTGAGTGGCGGGGGGTGCCGCTGTTGGGGTTGCCGGGGAACCCGGTCTCGAGCATGGTGACCTTCTTTCTTTTTGGACGGCCCTTCCTCTTCCGCTTGTTGGGCCGCGTGGACGCGCCGTACCGGCGGGTGCGGGCCGTGGCGGAGACACCGTTTAAGGATGCAGGGGCCCGCACGGCGTTCTGGCGGGGGGTGCTCGAGTACGCTCCGGAAGCCCCTGGCGGGTTTCGCGTGCGGAGCGTGGGGAACCAGTCCTCTGGGGTGCTGCGCTCGATGAGCGAGGCGAACGCGCTGGTGGTCGTGCCGCCGGGGCGTAGGGTGGGGGTGGGGGAGGTCGTGGAGGCGATCGTGCTCCGGCCGGAATTGTGA